The nucleotide window GAAATGCCTGCTTCGGGTGAATTTGCTTATACGATTTCAATGGGCTGGACTCCTGAAAAAGGCTTGCATGATATGGGCTGGAGCGGCTATAACGAAGCCCTGCTCCTTTATGTCCTGGCTGCCGGCTCCGGAATGAAAAATGTTGAACAAAGCTACCAATCCTGGCTAAAAAATTATAAATGGTACACACCTTACGAAGGACTTTCGCACGCAGCTTTTCCCCCTTTGTTTGGTCATCAGTTTTCACAGGCATTCATTGATTGTCGAGGCCTGGTTGATGCATTCATGAAGGAGAAAGGGATCGATTACTTTGAAAACTCCCGCCGTGCAACTTATGTTCAACGACAATACGCAATAGATAATCCTCATGGCTGGGTTGGTTATGATTCGCTTTGCTGGGGTGTTACTGCAAGTGATGGCCCTACGGAGAAGTATAATTTTGATGATAAGGAGTTTTTGGGTTATGCAGGAAGAGGAACGAGCGGTCCCGATTACAATTATTTTGATGATGGAACAATTGCACCTTACGGATCGCTTTCATCATTACCATTTGCCCCTGAAATAGTCCTGCCGACCATTAAATCAATTATTGAAAAGTATGGTGAGAAGCTATGGGGCAGATATGGTTTTTATGATGCTTTCAATCCAACAGCTAATTGGATCAATGATGATTTCATAGGCATAGATCAGGGTCCCATGCTGATTATGATAGAAAATTTCCGGACAGGCCTGGTCTGGAATTATATGATGAAAGATCCGGTAATCCAGAAAGGTTTGAACAAACTCGGGTTTACATATTTGAAGTAGAATATTATAAAGAGCCTCACACCCTGCGGGGCTTTCTAAAAATTTTATTAAATGAGTTTCCTGCAGAAGTAGTGATTTATTATTAAGTATTAAATCAATCATTTTCTTTATGAAAGAACAGGAAACAATCACGGTTCAGGGCACAAAACCAGAAGATCGAATTCGTTTTTCACAATTAGCTGCTTATGGCGCCGGAGGCATTATTCCCATTGCCCTCTTCAACATAGCCGGAATACTAGTGGGTTTGATGGGCAATATAAGCCTGGGGCTCAGCGCCTTCTGGCTGGGAGTTATTTTGATCATCCCTCGTTTGTGGGATGCTCTTTCTGATCCCATTATCGGTCATCTTTCTGATAATACCCGGACCCGCTGGGGGCGCCGGCGTCCCTATCTGCTGATAGGCGGAATATTAGTTGCAGTGTGCTTTGTCCTCATCTGGTGGATCCCAAAAGGTGATATGGTGCGTGTCTGGTTCCCGACTGAAACGGGTTTCCATGCGTTTCAGCTGGCCTATATTCTCTTTTCACTCCTGTTATTTTTCACTGCCTGTACTATTTTTGAGATCCCTCACGGTGCCCTTGGTATGGAAATGACTACCGATTACCACGAACGCACCCGTCTTTTCAGCGCCAAGAGTTTTGTCGGCAATCTATTTGCCATGAGCACCCCCTGGCTTTTTGCCCTCGCAAGCATGGAAATTTTCAAGGGCCCAGGAGGCAATGAGGTCGATGGGATGCGTTATGTCTCCATACTTATCGCGGCTATCCTGATTCCACTCTCCTTCTGGTGGTTTTTCACTTTACGCGAACCGGGATTTAAACAAGCTGCAAAGCAGAAAAAAACACCCTTCTGGAAAGATATGAAACACACTGCCAGCAATAAAAACTTTATCATGCTGACGCTGACGATTTTCACGCTGGCCATGGGCTTCAATTTCGTCAACCTGCTCGGGTCATACATTCCTATTTTTTATGTTTTCGGGGGTGACAAAATCGCAGGTGCCTATCTGCTCGGAATCAACGGCACCGTGTGGGCCATCACCGGAGTACTTGCCGTCTTCCCCCTCAACTGGATCAGCCCAAAATTGGGTAAACGGAATACCCTCACTATTGCTATTTTACTCATGTGCCTGGCACAACTCTCCAAGATTATCTGCTATAACCCGGCATATCCTTATTTGATCATTATTCCCACAGTACTGCTTTCTGCCGGCATGCTGTTTTTCTTTACGCTGGGAGCTTCTATGGTTGGCGACATCTGTGACGAAGATGATTTAAAGACAGGGCGTCGCACGGAGGGAAGTTTTTACTCGATATTCTGGTGGTTCATAAAAATGGGAACCGCATTAGCCAGCTTTGTCGCGGGTGCGCTGATCGTATTTACTATGTTTGATGAAACCCAGGTCATAAAAGTGGATGCCTTGCAGGGTAGTATCAGGGTGTTGCGCAGCGAGTTGCAATCCCGGAAAGACGGCAAACCCCAAACAGGAAACTTTGTGGAGTTGATCGGGAAAGCCAGAATGCGTTCAAATGAGCTCATGTCGCACCTGGAAACCAAATCCCTGGAAACCAAAAACAGCAAGGAGCATTATGTAGAGCTTATGCAAAACATTACAGGGGTGGATAACCGGCTTGCAAACTTGAACACAACATTACCTCCGGAATTCCTGGATAAAGAGCTCGACATTATTGAAAACGAAATCGTACCACTCACAAAACAGACACCCTTTACGCTTTTGATGATGCGTGTGGTGGAGATTGGACTGCCACTGTTATTGGGCATCTTTTCGATTTTCTTTATCCTCCGGTACTCTCTGACTGAAAAACGATCTCATGAAATTAAAGATCTTCTCAAGCAAAGAAATATGAAACGTTCAAAAGAAGAAGGAAAAAATGCAACAGAATCAGCGACTGTATAGTATAACCGACGGGTTAACCCGTCGGTTAATTCCATTGAACCCGTCGGTTAGTTCTATTCAAATATTGAAATAAATAAAACCAGAGAATGACTTTTATAATCAAAAAAGATAGTTTTTATCTCAACGGCAAAAAGGTGTTCCTCAATTCAGGGGAAATTCATTATTTCAGGATTAAGCGCGAGCTGTGGGACAAGCATCTGGAAGCAGCTAAAGAGGCCGGTTTAACTACTATCAGCACTTATGTTCCATGGGCATGGCACGAATCAGAGGAGGGCGTTTTTGATTTTGAGGGCAAATCATGCCCGGAACGCGATCTTAAAGGTTGGCTTCAGCGATGCCAGGCTCATGGATTACATTGCATCGTGAAACCAGGGCCATTTATTCTGGCAGAGATCCGGGGGGCCGGACTGCCAGATTGGTTTTTGGATCAATATCGTGACGAGGTCAAGATGCGCAACAGTAAAGGTGAAATAGTTCAAAGTGACGGAGTCAGTCTGTTTAATCAGAAATACCTGGAAAAGGTTACGCTGTGGTATGATCAGATCATGCCGTTCATCAGTGAACGCGAAATATCAGCCGGCGGTCCGGTCATCATGATGCAGATCTGCAATGAGATCGGCGTATTCTCATGGCTGGCACATCAGGGAGACTATGGTCATGCAGTGAAGGATCGTTTCATTTCATACTTATCAGGTAAATTTACCAGTATTGCAGAAGTGAACAGTCTGTGGGGAACAGCTTATCAGGACTTTGCTCATGTGGAACTCCCTCCGGATGGCAAACTTCCCTATGCATCAAAGGGAGACCGCGGCCGTGATTATGAATGGCATTGTTTCTGGAGAACCTATTACGGCGACTATTTGAGAATGCTCACCGGGATGGCAAGGGACAGAGGTGTTAAGGTTCCGTTATTTCATAATCTTCCCGGCTGGATCTATGGACATGGCTATGAATTTCCGGTCAATATCACCATGTACGAAGATTTATTCGGGGATAAGAGCGAGATCTTTTTCGGAGTCGATCATATTCCGGAATTCTCATCATACCGCAATATGCATGATGACCGGATCATTAATGATATAACCTATGCGATGCAGGGGAACAAGCCGCTGTTAGCTGCTGAGTTCCAGAGCGGCTCCCGTGAATATCATGTGGTAACGAATCCACATGAGATGGAACTCTTCTACAAAGCAAGCATTGCCAATGGCCTGACCGGCTGGAACTACTATATGTTCTCACAGGGCCGCAATCCAAGGCGAAGGGGCTATTCCGGGGAAACTTTTTACTGGTTCACCCCGCTCACGCCGGAAGGTAAGCGCACTGGTGCTTTCCCGCTGGTCAAACGCATGAGTAAAATTGTTAAAACCTCTGAAAGCCTTATCGTTGATGCAAAACGTAAAGCCGAGGTATGCGTCCTTTTCTATCCTCCATATTATGCAACGGAGCTGGAACGGCCTGAGGAAGGTGAGTCTGAACTCCAATTCTTGTTCACTGCCATCCGCAGACCGGCCTATTTCGACGGATTGCTGAAAGTGCTCCAGGTCCTTAATATCGATTATGATATGGTTGATCTATCTCAGGCTTCTGCAGATTCATTGAGAAACTATAAACAGGTGTGGGCATTCAGCACGGATGAGATGAATGCCAGGGATCAGCAGACCATTGTTGATTATGCCAAAGCCGGCGGCAATATTGTCCTTTTCCCATATCTGCCTGACCGTGAGATGTCGCAGAATCCATGTACAATCATTCGCAATGCCTTGTCAGTGGAGCCATCCGGAAAGGAAATCATCGATTCGCCATTGATCGATATTTATGACCTGAAAGATATCAAGTGCGCCAATCCACAGATCACCTATTCGGAAGAATCACTCTCCGGAGCAGAAATTATTGCCCGGACTATTAAAGGCACTGCATGTGGATTTACAAAATCTCTCGGAAGCGGATCCCTGGTTCACCTGGGAACCTGGATAGGATTTGACACGGAAGGACATAAACCGGTTTATGAAGCAATTCTGAAGAGATCAGGCGCAAAGCTCAGGCAGGCATCAACCGGCAATGATAATCTCGCTGTAAGAGAACGCTTCACAGATCAAAATTCCGCCGTCCTTTTCGTAGGGAATTACTACAACGAAGAACATTCTGGCAAAGTTACCTATACTCATCCTGAAAGTGGTGAAGCTGTCACAATTCCTTACACGCAGAATGAGATGCTATGGCCGGCATTATACGGTGTATTAACTCCGGTGTGCATGGAAGTTTCTGACGGATTAAAGATCCTGCACAGCACCTCTGATATTCTCGATGTCGCAGAGATTGATGGTCAACTTGAGATTACCCTGTACGGAGATCGTGATCTGGCCGGGGAAATCGTCCTGGAGGGAAAGAATGCTGTGAAGATAAAATCCGCTACAATTAATGGAGTAGAAGTGAAAATGGTTTGTGACAACGAAAGGGTTGTGTTCAATTACAATCATAAGTATAAGGAAGAAGTTAAATTGATTTTTTACCACTCAGGATAAACCTGAATTGAGTAATTCGCGGTAATCTGTGTAAAAAATCAGCGCACATCTGCGAGAAATTTTATAAGGGTTCTCGCGGATGAACGCGGATCAAGGCTCAGATGAACGCAGATTCTTTTAATGTGCTTTTGCAGATTAATATAAGTAATAAGATGTCTGAGAATATAATGAATATCAAGAATCACTTCGGTCTTTCCATCGATTTCCTGGAAAATGGCTCGGTGAAGAGTATAGAAGCTGATCCGATCAGAATAAGCCTCAAAGCGGCAACACCTTTTTCAAGATCAGGAGCAAACCTCTATTGTAGAAAAAGGACAAAACCCTTTGAATACACAGCCCTTTTTGGTCCGGAAAGCAATAGTCGCTTCAAAGCAGGAGAAGATGCGTTTGTTGCTGAAGGCAGCTGGGCTGGCCTCAAATATACATGTTTACTGCAACTTTCAAAAAAGAGCTTGAGCTGGCAGTGGAGTATTGATATTAAAAATATATCTGACGATGCTGTTGAACTGGATTTAATTCATGTACAGGACGCCGGGCTAAAGCCGGTGACTGCCGGGTTGATCAACGAGTACTATGTAAGCCAATATCTTGAACGACGTATTCTTGAAGATAAAAACTATGGTTCTGTTATATGCTGCCGTCAAAACATGAAAGAATCTGTTGGTCATCCATGGTTAATGATGGCTTGTAAAAACGGAGCGACCGCAGCAAGTGTTGATGGCATGCAGTTTTATGGCAAAACCTTCCGGGAAACCGGAATTCCGGAAGGTTTGCTGACAGACAAGCTGGGGGGCGAATATTCCGGGGAATCGTCTGTTCTTGCCTTGCAGGAAAAACCATTTAAACTGGCCGCCGGGGATGATCATAAAAGTGTATTTGTCGCGACTTATTTGCCGGATCACCCGCAGGCCACTACAGATGGTGATTTGAATCGTTTAACCGGCCTTATGCTTGAATTTGATGATCAAATTCCTTATGCAGGTTCGCACGATTTGATTACCCCGGTCAGGAACTTATTTAATTCATCTGCTTTATTACCGGTTGATGATTTAAGTGATGAAGAGCTTAACAGGTTTTTTGATAAAGAGAGGCGTCATTGCGAAGAAGAAAATGGTCAGTTGTTGTCATTTTTCAGCAAGCAAAACAACCATGTTATGTTACGGGCTAAAGAGATAATGGTTGACCGCCCGCATGGAAATATTATGCAAGCTAAAGCAGGGTATGCGCCTGATGAAAATATTGTATCCACAACCTCATTTGCATATGGTGTTTTCAATTCGCATCTTACCCAGGGTAATACTAATTTTAATATTCTGCTTTCCGTTTGTTCCAGCCAGTTTAACCTGGCACTGGAAACAGGGCAAAGGATCTTTGTTGAGGTTGATGGCCGGCAATATTTGCTTGGAGTTCCCTCTGCTTTTGAGATCGGCTTAAATCATTGCCGATGGATATATAAACATGGCGGTTATTGCTTCCAGGTTCGCACCTGGACATCTAAATCCGCCCCACAGGTCAATTTGGACTTCAAAGTGATCAGTGGTAATCATGTTAAGTTGTTAATTACCCATCATTTCGATGAGACTAATGGCTGGAATATTATCCCGGGCAGTACAACCGGTGAATATGTAGCTAGGCCAAAAGCAGATAGTATGATTGCAGGCAAATTTCCGCATGCACAATTCAGGATAATAGTTCATAGTGTTATTGCTGATTACAAGGTTTGTGGCGATGAGGTGCTATATTCCAATAACAAAAGCCAGGCGGGTTCTTTATTTGTCCTCGACATCCGGGAAACATCTGATTTTTGTATGAGTTTTATGGGTGAAGTATGTTCCGTTGCTGAGGCAACTAAAATTGAAGATGCGGATGATCAGTGGTTTTCAGATTGCCAGGATGCCCGGTCTGCCTGGCAGGACTTGTGTTTAAATCTCTCTCTGAAAGGGGATCAGGAAGACATTGCAGCCATCCGGGAAATCCTGCCATGGTATGGCATGAATGCACTTACTCATTTTTTAACGCCTTACGGGTTGGAGCAATTCGGCGGGGCTGCCTGGGGCACGCGCGATGTATGCCAGGGACCGCTTGACTTGCTGTTATGCATGGAGAAGTATGATGCAGCCAGACAAGTATTGCGCATCATATTCTCGAATCAGAATCCGGATGGCGGCTGGCCGCAATGGTGGATGTTCGACAGCTACTCAAATATCCGGGCTGATAGCGCTCATGGAGATATTTTTTACTGGTGTATTATTGCTCTTAGTAACTATATTAAAGTTACCGGCGATCTGAAACTCCTTGATGAGATTTTACCTTATTACCATGAAAATGGTGTTGCCAACGCTGAAAAAACGCCACTCAGCGAACACGTTGACAGGCTTATCAATATGATAGTTGATTCATTTATCCCGGGTACTGCGTTAGTACCTTTTGGCGGCGGTGATTGGAATGATTCCCTGCAACCGGTCAGCAAGGAATTGGCGCAACGCATGATTTCAAGCTGGACGGTTGAAATGAATTATCAGGCCTTTGCGCAATACCAGGTGGTGTTTGAGCAGAGCGGCAATTCAGGAAAAGCTGACGAATTGAAAGAGATCTGTGAAAAGATCAAAGCAGATTTTAACAAATACCTGGTAAAGGATGGAGTAGTTGCAGGTTATGGCCTGGTTGAAGAAGACCGCAGTATCAGTGTGCTGCTACACCCCAGTGATGCTAAAACCAATATCCGGTACAGTATTTTGCCGATGAATCGTGGTATTATCAGTGAAATATTTACAAAAGAACAGGCTCAGCACCACCAGGAACTTATTGAACAGCACCTGAAAGGCCCCGATGGCGCTCGTTTGATGGACCGTCCCCTCAAATACAAAGGGGGTATTCAAACTATTTTTCAGAGAGCCGAAAGCAGTACATTCTTTGGTCGCGAGATTGGCCTCATGTATGTGCATGAACATATTCGCTATGCAGAATCACTGGCCCTTACAGGCAGGGCAGATGCTTTTCTGAAAGCGCTTCGTCAGGCAATTCCGGTTGCATACAGGGATATTGTGCCCTGTGGGGATATTCGCCAGTCAAATTGTTATTACAGCAGTTCAGATGTCACATTTAAGAGTCGTTATGAAGCTGATGAACGATACGATGAAATAAAAACGGGTAAAATTACTCTTAAAGGCGGATGGCGGGTTTATTCCAGCGGTCCTGGCATTTATATCAGCCTGATCGTATCACGATTGCTTGGTTTACGGACTGAATCCGGAAATATAATTATTGATCCTGTAATTCCACATTCTTTAGATGGTTTTTCTGCCTTTATGGATTTTATGGGTCATCCTGTGAGGTTCATTTATGCAATAAAGGAAAGTAATTTTAGCCCCAAAGCTGTTTCCATTAACGGCAAAGCTATTAAGTTCATTTATGAAGATAACAAATATCGCCAGGGTGGGGCAGTTATTCCAAAAGGACAATTTTTAGCCATGTTGGATCAGCAGGATAATATAGTTGAGATACAATTGTAGTGATTCTTTGCGTTAATAATAAGTGCGTTGATTATCAACCAAATAACTTTAGTGTATTTTAGTGTTTTAGTGATTTAGTGGCAGAAAATGGACTTTTTATAACAATATTTGACCTATGTTAAGGAAAACAGTGCTCCTATTATATTTGTGCACTTCGCTCTCAGCGACATCACAGGAGTACGATTACATCTACACATTTTTTGGCAACAGTGCCATGCCTGGTGATTATTTTTTCAGTCATACGACCTGCAGCGGCGGTTCGACTATTAAAAATACTGTTGGCAGGCTTCCGGTAAGTGAAGAGATATTTCATACGCCGGGAAATTCCCTTGAATTGCAATACCGGAATGTCGCCGGAGGTGATTGGAAAGCAGTTATATACCACCAGGATAAACGTGGAATGGATCACTTTAAGAAACCGGTATTTTTATCATTGTGGATATTCAAACCTTCTGAAAAAACTTCTGAAAATGAATGGCCACAACTGCAATTCATGAGAAAAGACAGCAGCCTTTCCGCCGCTTATACTTTCACTTCAATTAAAGCTGACCAATGGCAATGTGTTCTGGTCCCTTTGGATCAATTTGACAATATTGATGCGGATCATCCTGAAAATACCATCGCCGTTGTTTTCTCCCAAAATAATGATACAGGCAATAGCACGCATACCCTTTTTATTGATGATATTGAGTTTTTGCCTGATGGCCCTTCCGATGCAATCTCTTTGGCCCCGGTAATCATGTCTGCCAAAGGTTACGCCATGCATGTGGATATTTCATGGGAAAAGATTACCGATTCAACTATTCACCTGGTAAAAATATACCGTTCTGAAAATGGGGTGGGCTATCATGCAGTTGGAATTCAGCAGCCTTACATAAACCGTTATATGGATTTTACAGGCGAGACAGGGAAAAACTATTCATACAGGATTTCTTTTCTGAACATCCATTTCGAAGAGGCCAGCCTGTCTTCCCCGGTCTTGGCTGCAACAAAGCCGCTGAGCGACGAGGAATTGCTGACGATGGTGCAGGAAGCTTCCTTCCGGTATTACTGGGAAGGCGCAGAACCCAACAGCGGACTGGCACGGGAAAATATTCCGGGACGGCACAATATGATTGCCACCGGGGCATCCGGTTTTGGGATCATGGCGTTGATCGTGGGTACGGAAAGAAAATTTATTACCAGGGAAGAATCCATACAACGTTTTATCCAAATTCTCAATTTTCTTGAGAGAGCTGAAACTTTCCATGGCGTATATCCCCATTTTATTGATGGCCTGAGTGGCAAAGTCGAACCATTTTTTGGCAGAAGGGATAATGGCGCTGACCTTGTGGAAACCTCTTTTCTGCTTCAGGGATTATTAGCCGCAAGGCAATATTTCTCAGGAGATAATGACCAGGAAAAGCTGATCAGGGATAAAATAACCAATATCTGGGAAAAAGCCGAATGGGATTGGTTCAGGCGTTATCCCGAAAGTAAATTTCTATACTGGCATTGGTCGCCGGATCAGGAGTGGGTGATCAATCACAGGCTGATCGGCTGGAATGAGACCATGGTGGTTTATTTGCTGGCTATCGCCTCACCTACCCATCCGGTCCCTGCGGAAATGTACTACACCGGCTGGGCCAACCAGGACAATACGGGTAAAAATTACCGTTCAAACTGGGGACAGAACAACGATGGATCGAAGTACACCAATGGCAACATTTATTTTGGGATCAAACTGGATGTGGGCGTATCCAACGGCGGCCCGCTATTCTTTACCCATTATTCCTACATGGGCTACGATCCTCATTTTATTACTGACAAATACACAAACTATTTTACTAACAATCAGAGTATTGCAAAAATCAATTTCAGCTATTGTGTATCGAATCCAAACCAGTTTAAAGGCTA belongs to Bacteroidales bacterium and includes:
- a CDS encoding MFS transporter, giving the protein MKEQETITVQGTKPEDRIRFSQLAAYGAGGIIPIALFNIAGILVGLMGNISLGLSAFWLGVILIIPRLWDALSDPIIGHLSDNTRTRWGRRRPYLLIGGILVAVCFVLIWWIPKGDMVRVWFPTETGFHAFQLAYILFSLLLFFTACTIFEIPHGALGMEMTTDYHERTRLFSAKSFVGNLFAMSTPWLFALASMEIFKGPGGNEVDGMRYVSILIAAILIPLSFWWFFTLREPGFKQAAKQKKTPFWKDMKHTASNKNFIMLTLTIFTLAMGFNFVNLLGSYIPIFYVFGGDKIAGAYLLGINGTVWAITGVLAVFPLNWISPKLGKRNTLTIAILLMCLAQLSKIICYNPAYPYLIIIPTVLLSAGMLFFFTLGASMVGDICDEDDLKTGRRTEGSFYSIFWWFIKMGTALASFVAGALIVFTMFDETQVIKVDALQGSIRVLRSELQSRKDGKPQTGNFVELIGKARMRSNELMSHLETKSLETKNSKEHYVELMQNITGVDNRLANLNTTLPPEFLDKELDIIENEIVPLTKQTPFTLLMMRVVEIGLPLLLGIFSIFFILRYSLTEKRSHEIKDLLKQRNMKRSKEEGKNATESATV
- a CDS encoding beta-galactosidase, which produces MTFIIKKDSFYLNGKKVFLNSGEIHYFRIKRELWDKHLEAAKEAGLTTISTYVPWAWHESEEGVFDFEGKSCPERDLKGWLQRCQAHGLHCIVKPGPFILAEIRGAGLPDWFLDQYRDEVKMRNSKGEIVQSDGVSLFNQKYLEKVTLWYDQIMPFISEREISAGGPVIMMQICNEIGVFSWLAHQGDYGHAVKDRFISYLSGKFTSIAEVNSLWGTAYQDFAHVELPPDGKLPYASKGDRGRDYEWHCFWRTYYGDYLRMLTGMARDRGVKVPLFHNLPGWIYGHGYEFPVNITMYEDLFGDKSEIFFGVDHIPEFSSYRNMHDDRIINDITYAMQGNKPLLAAEFQSGSREYHVVTNPHEMELFYKASIANGLTGWNYYMFSQGRNPRRRGYSGETFYWFTPLTPEGKRTGAFPLVKRMSKIVKTSESLIVDAKRKAEVCVLFYPPYYATELERPEEGESELQFLFTAIRRPAYFDGLLKVLQVLNIDYDMVDLSQASADSLRNYKQVWAFSTDEMNARDQQTIVDYAKAGGNIVLFPYLPDREMSQNPCTIIRNALSVEPSGKEIIDSPLIDIYDLKDIKCANPQITYSEESLSGAEIIARTIKGTACGFTKSLGSGSLVHLGTWIGFDTEGHKPVYEAILKRSGAKLRQASTGNDNLAVRERFTDQNSAVLFVGNYYNEEHSGKVTYTHPESGEAVTIPYTQNEMLWPALYGVLTPVCMEVSDGLKILHSTSDILDVAEIDGQLEITLYGDRDLAGEIVLEGKNAVKIKSATINGVEVKMVCDNERVVFNYNHKYKEEVKLIFYHSG